Genomic window (Longimicrobiales bacterium):
GAACGGGCGCGCAAAGGCGCCTCGGCGCGCGAGCACCGAGGCGAAGTCAGCGGCGTTCGTCAGCAGCGTCCGGTTGCGGTGTTCGTCCGCCCGCCGGCCTCTGCAACGATCGGCCGATCAGCGGCCGCCCTCACCCCTCCCGCGCTCCAGCGCCGCGCGGTCCCATCCTCCCAGCTCTGCCGCAGCCTCGTAGGTGCTCTGCAGGAACGCGTACAGCTCGGCGTCCGGATCCGCGGTCGTGCGCACCGCTTCGTACGGGAGGATCCACTCGTGCATGCCGGCATCCCAGTGGCCGGCGGCCGGGCGGACCGGGGCGGCTTCGCAGCCGGGCGGCTCCGGGTAGGCGTACGCGTAGTACGCCGGCTCCGCGATGGTGCCGCCGATGGTGCCGGGCCACCAGCCCGCGCTGATGCACTCGTGGGAGTACGACTCGCGGGTCACGTGGTCGGCGAGGTTGGGCACACCGCCCGGATGGCGCGGCGCGCGTCGGCCGGAAAAGCGCGTGCACGCGAGGTCGAAGCTGCCCCACCAGAAGTGGACCGGGCTGCACTTGCCGAGGAACTCCCCGCGGAAGCGCTGCAGCACACGCGTCGACTGGAGCAGTACGCGCCAGCAGCGATTCGCCGCGTCCGGGTCGTATGCATCGTGTACGTCGTCGGCGTCGAAGCGGATCGCGCCTTCGATCTCGACGGGCATCGGCCACAGGCGCACGTCGACGCCGAGCGAGCGCAGCATCGCGAGGTACTGGTGGTAGAACTCGCGAACGGGGACCGGGGCGAGTGGCATGTCGGCGGCCTCGCCCGTGCTGGTGCGTGCGTGCAGCCGGTGTGCGATGAAGTCGAGCTCGAGGTCGATCGCGCGGTGGTCGTACGGCATGGCCGATGTCGACAGTCCGCGCGGCGTCACGTACAGCGTCGTGTGCCAGTAGTGGTTGACCGGCGCCGCCAGTGCGAGCCGCGTCTTGCCCAGCATCTGTGTCCAGCGATGGACGCTCGCGTACGTCGCCTGCCAGTCGCGCAGCGGGAGCGCGGGCCACGACTCGTGCGCGCTGCCGGCGCTCACGGCCGCCCTGCGCGGAGTGCGCCATCGATGACGCCACGCACTTCACCCGGCCTGCTGCCCTTCGTCGTCATGCTGCCTCCGTTGTGTGATCGCCGCGTCGCGGGCGACGCAGGTGGGCCGGCGCGACGAGCCGCTCGACACCGGCGAGGACGCCGTCGACTACCAGCGCGAGTGCCGCTGCGGGCAGCGCGCCCGACAGCACCATGCGCGTGTCGGCAAGGGCCAGGCCCGCGACGATCGGTTCGCCCAGGCCGCCCGCCCCGATGAACGCCGCGAGCGTGGCCGCGCCGACGGTGAGCACGGCGGCGGTGCGCACGCCGGACATGATGACGGGTGCGGCGAGCGGCAGGCGCACGAAGAGCAGGCGCTGCGCGGGCGTCGTGCCCAGCGCCTCGGCCGCTTCCACGGCGTCGCGGTCCGCCTCGCGGACACCGGTGTAGGTCGCGCGCGCGATCGGGTAGAGCGCGTACAGCCAGAGTGCGACGATGGCGGGCAGCACGCCGACACCGAGCAGCGGCAGCATGAATGCGAGGATGGCGATGCTCGGAATCGTCTCGATCACGCCCAGTGTGCCGAGCGTCACGCCTGCCATGCGCGGAAGCCGTTCCAGCGCGACGCCGAGCGGCACGGCGACGAGCACGGCCGCGCCGAGCGCGAGCGTCACCAGCCAGAGGTGTCGCGCGAGCAGCGGCGCCAGCGTGCCGCGACGCCCCCACAGGTACTGCAGCAGGCCGGCGCGTCCTTCCGTCGACTCTGCGGAAACCCGGGTACCGGGCGCCGTGGCCGTCGTCGTCAGTCCCAGTGCGTCCAGCGCGGCACCGGCGACGACGCGGACGTCGACGCCGTCCACCTCGACCTGCTTGTTGAGTGCGCGCATGGTCGCCACGTCGAGGCGTCCGCTGAGCTGACCGAGGACGGCGACGGCGTCCGGCCGCACCTGCCAGAGCCGCTCGCTCACCAGCGCGGCCGCCTCGTAGGGCGGGAAGAAGCCGCGGTCGTCCTCCAGCGTGACCAGGTCGTAGCGCAGCAGCAGGCCATCGGTGGAGTAGCCATCGATCACGTCCACCGATCCGGCGGCGAGCGCCTGGTACTTGATTGCCGGGGCGAGTGGGCGCACCTCGCGCGGCTGCACGCCGTAGACGCGTTGCAGGCCCGCCAGTCCATCGGCGCGGCCGATGAAGTCGGCCGTGAAGCCCGCGACGAGCTGCGGGCTGGCCCGCCCGAGATCGCTGAGCGTGCGCAGCCCGTAGCGCGCGGCGACATCGCGGCGCACCGCGATCGCGTACGTGTTCTGGAAACCGAGCGGCGCCAGCCAGTGCACGCCGTAGCGCTCGACGAACTCGCGCGCGACGCGGCCGTAGACGGCGCCGGGATCGGCACGCAGCGCTTCGGTGAGCGAATCGCCGAGCACGACGAGCAGCCCCGTGCCCGTGTACTCCGGGTAGACGTCGATCGCTCCGGTACGCAGCGCGCCGAACGCGATCTCG
Coding sequences:
- a CDS encoding DUF5996 family protein, with the translated sequence MSAGSAHESWPALPLRDWQATYASVHRWTQMLGKTRLALAAPVNHYWHTTLYVTPRGLSTSAMPYDHRAIDLELDFIAHRLHARTSTGEAADMPLAPVPVREFYHQYLAMLRSLGVDVRLWPMPVEIEGAIRFDADDVHDAYDPDAANRCWRVLLQSTRVLQRFRGEFLGKCSPVHFWWGSFDLACTRFSGRRAPRHPGGVPNLADHVTRESYSHECISAGWWPGTIGGTIAEPAYYAYAYPEPPGCEAAPVRPAAGHWDAGMHEWILPYEAVRTTADPDAELYAFLQSTYEAAAELGGWDRAALERGRGEGGR
- a CDS encoding glycine betaine ABC transporter substrate-binding protein; translation: MSVHDALLVSMVLGATVPCATGAQAQATAQDRPAAAAPETPVVVASKPFGESYLLAEMFAQLLEANDIAVVRRPGLGGTEIAFGALRTGAIDVYPEYTGTGLLVVLGDSLTEALRADPGAVYGRVAREFVERYGVHWLAPLGFQNTYAIAVRRDVAARYGLRTLSDLGRASPQLVAGFTADFIGRADGLAGLQRVYGVQPREVRPLAPAIKYQALAAGSVDVIDGYSTDGLLLRYDLVTLEDDRGFFPPYEAAALVSERLWQVRPDAVAVLGQLSGRLDVATMRALNKQVEVDGVDVRVVAGAALDALGLTTTATAPGTRVSAESTEGRAGLLQYLWGRRGTLAPLLARHLWLVTLALGAAVLVAVPLGVALERLPRMAGVTLGTLGVIETIPSIAILAFMLPLLGVGVLPAIVALWLYALYPIARATYTGVREADRDAVEAAEALGTTPAQRLLFVRLPLAAPVIMSGVRTAAVLTVGAATLAAFIGAGGLGEPIVAGLALADTRMVLSGALPAAALALVVDGVLAGVERLVAPAHLRRPRRGDHTTEAA